In one Gossypium hirsutum isolate 1008001.06 chromosome D09, Gossypium_hirsutum_v2.1, whole genome shotgun sequence genomic region, the following are encoded:
- the LOC107892972 gene encoding pre-rRNA-processing protein TSR2 homolog: MREDGILECGINNHSSLPSTHKKPDSSAASRDRFLEGITVLLSRWHGLQMAVQNQWGGLDSFQKSQQLATDVFSWFIQSKAHRVEDLENLLHESMLLSLNTEIEDGSIEEVAEQLMIMHEEYLHGNH, from the exons ATGAGAGAAGATGGAATCCTTGAATGTGGGATAAACAACCATTCAAGTTTGCCCTCAACTCATAAAAAGCCCGACTCATCAGCAGCCTCCCGTGATCGTTTCCTTGAAGGAATTACAGTGCTTCTTTCTCGATGGCATGGTCTTCAAATGGCCGTCCAAAACCAATGGGGCGGCCTTGATTCCTTTCAGAAATCCCAACAGCTTGCCACTGATGTCTTCTCTTGGTTCATTCAATCCAAAG CACATCGGGTAGAAGACTTAGAAAATTTGCTTCATGAAAGCATGCTACTATCTCTAAATACAGAGATAGAGGATGGTAGCATCGAGGAG GTAGCAGAACAATTGATGATTATGCATGAGGAATACTTGCACGGAAATCATTAG